The Pelodiscus sinensis isolate JC-2024 chromosome 4, ASM4963464v1, whole genome shotgun sequence genomic sequence TGATAGCATCCCTGAGGGGTGGAGGCGATGAAGGTCAGAACCCCATCGAGTCCCATCCCAGGTTAGCTCATGGTGATTTTAAAAGATCCCACCCCCAGCTGCGAAGCCCCACTGCACAGCCTGTTTCTCTGGGACCGTGCAGAATATCtacatgcaccccccccccccacccagcacacggataaatgcaaagtagctGATGGCTTAAAAGGGAGGCCATTGGTCCAGCATTAAACTGTGTGGTGCTCTTTTTCAGAGGTTTGCTCCCTAGCTGGGATGGGGATACAACCGGAGGGGGGGACcctccctttcttaaaaataccccttcctgctccctcgtaCTGCGTGACTTTGTGTGCCCAGGCCACGGCAGTTCCCCAAAGTACTGAAATGTTCAATAGTCCGGGACACCTTGTGGCTTTGGGCAACAGAGTTAAGCCTGCCTGACAGGATGGATATGTACATGGATACACATCCTACCTAGCTCTCATCTCACCCCCCTGTACCTCCCATCCACACTGGAATGTTTAGCAGAGCGACTCCCACTGCACCGACACTGCTAGCGTCTTTCCCCATCATACGCACCAGCTACACCCGCCCGCCCTGCCGCCCACAGTGACGGAGTGTGGCTGTCACCCAAACAGAGTGACGCCCTGGAAACTGGTCCATCTGGTCCAGCTGGGGATTCAGGAGGAgtttcccttctctgcacctcGTCAGTGGTTGGACTACAATATCCTTGTTTCCCCAGCCATCTAGGCCACAGCAGCCTCTCACTTCCTACCTCTCCTACCGCTCATCCCCAGGCTGGGAAATGTCACACATGGCACtcaggaaaagggggaggggaagagagagcggGGATCAAGGATGCAGCTGTTACAGGGCCAGGACACAGGTGACCAGCAGCACGGGACCATGCCAGCCTGGGGCACTAGAGACGTGGTCCAGCATAGGGACTGTAGTCACACCCCATTTAGCCAGGTGTAAACAGCCTGGGCAGAGCCTCTCAGGCTAGCGACAATGCCAGAGAAGgatgggggtagggagctgggtCTCTAGTCCAAGCCTGAATGTCCACTCTGCTATGtttgcccccaccccaacccccatgtGCTGTGCAGATCTGCCCTGTGTCTCTTTGtgtctctgtttccccatctgggcAACGTAGACAACAAAACTGCCCTGCCTCATTAGGGTCTTGTTAAGCACAGTGGTGGAGCCATCTAAAATTCAGcatggggatggggtggaggcaCATCTGGCACGCTTGGGGCAGGGATGAATATTTTTCCCGTTACATGAGgattttctatattttaaaaaaatgttcctgtCCTGCCTGAAGCTAAAATGGCAAGAATCTCAAATGTGCCTGAACCAGGAAGGGAAAAATCCCAGAAAACAAAACCCACAGGATGAGTTAATCAACTTATTTCCTCTGGATCACTTCAAAATGCTTCAACTTCACACTCTCCCCTCTTTTCTTTCTGGGTAAATTTACTAAAATTTCTCAATTCTACTCAAAAGAGAAAAACTTTCCAGTTTGGACGCTTTTTAACCACAAATTTTTCACGGCAAGAGTTTCTTCCCACCCAACACGGCTTCCTCCTTAGTTCATTTTTCGGTGAAAAACATTCAGTTGAAAAATTCCTAACCAGGTTTACTCTTGTTTCTAAACAACCAGTGGCTGGATGACCTAGCAATATAGGGATCTGCTCTAGCTCCCAAATCACTGCTCCTTGgcctttagctcaagcagtagcaAGCCACAGATCCAGAGGTCCTGGGTTCAAAGCCAGTAACCTCCTGACCAAAGGGCCATCACCCAGTtcctctctggggctatgtctacactggtgtgatcttgtgccagagatatgcaaacgaggctaagtgtggaatatcactgagcctcatttgcatatctaatgagccgccattttgtggaagaggctcttgcactagaaggagctgtctacactgccccttcttgcgcaagaaaagccctcttgtacaacactgttattcctgaaaataatcagcatagcggcattgcacaagagggtttttcttgcgcaagaaggggcagtgtagacagctccttctggcgcaagtgcctcttctgcaaaaatggcggctcattagatatgcaaatgaggctcggcgatattccacgcttagcctggGTTTGCGTCTGCCTCTTGTTCTCCCCTTgcactgctgggcccccaccaCATTCCTGGTAGGATCTCTGGGTCTTCCTTGAGCCCCAAAGGGACTGGGGTTCCTGTAGTCAGAGACTCACCCCTTCCAAGGTATAATTGGAGCTTGTcaccgtctctctctctccacacaggTGTTCTGACCCCTTGCCACTCAGCCAATATCACTGTCACCTACACGGCTGTCGATGGCGTGAGCCAAACCTTCAGAGACTCCATCCGTGTCACCGTGCCCAAGAACTCCTTCTTCTTCAATGTGATGGAGGCCGCTCGGGATAAAAACCCCAGCAAATTCAAGTATGTGCCCAGCACAGAGAGCAGGCTAGATGGCTGTATGGGGCTCCTAGACACATGGAAACAAATGGAGGTCTCCCACGGGAGGAGGGCGGGGAGTGACCTTGCTACCCTCACCCTGAATGGCTCCTACAGCAGGTTAAACTACCAGGGGCTGAAGAGGGAGAATCAAGGCTGGTTCCTCTGCATCACTCAGCTAGACGACGTCTCCATGGGATGGCAAAATTGGAGCTGAGGGCAGGGCCCAGATCGGCTACTTctcagtgtcccctccccccaatggcCTGGGGGGTTCAGTCTCACTGAGTCCTGGGCTGCACGTCCGTGCGGTGTGGGGACAGAGTCGCCCACTTTCTaaatgcacaaaaccaaacactcctgccctgccccgtccttgaggtgctgcccctgctcgctccatccccctctctccatccctcacactcccccaccctcactcactttcaccagacagGGGGTTGCCGTGTGGGAGGGGATGTGGTCTCGTTCTGGggggggtgggctctggagtggggcagaggatgAGGTGTTTGAGGTACAGGAAGGGGCTCTAGGTGAGAGGTTGGGGTTCGGTGTGAAgaagggggtgtgggctctggggtggggttggggaacAGGAGTTTGGGGAACAGAAGGGGACtccgggctggagcagggggttgggctgtgggaggggatgtGATCTCTTTCTGGGGGGGTGGGCTCCggagtggggccagagatgaggtgTTTGAGGTGCagagggggctccaggatggggtgAAGGCTGTGGAGAGCGGCGTGGGAGGGGGTCGGGCGCGGGTCGGTGgattctggggtggggcagggaagcaagagggattctgggctggggcaggtggttggGAGGCTGGAGGGAGTTCAAAGTCCCAGGCCttagccccagcccccagctgagcCATCAACCAAACGTTCAATGACCCAGTGAGCAGGGCCAACCAGAGACACCAGGGTCCCTTTCTCAGCAGGCATGCCCGTTGAAAATGATGCCTGGCAACCcttatggggtgggggggaagctgaGTCAGTGGTAACCagggcctctctctctgtctccctctagCTTCACGTACACACTGAGCGTGTGGGGCGCATACATCACCTCCGTGCAGGGCCTGCAGGCCAATAACGCCCAGCGCACCTACTGGCAGCTCCTGAGCAACAACGTCCCGCTGAAACTAGGTGGGACGGCTGGCAGAGAACAGGGCGCATGTGATGGAGGAGGGgtcgtgggggtggggaggtgggaaagAAAGGGGGGGTGAGAGGTGTCAGGGAACGAGGGGTTGAGAACTGGGACACAGACTGACCCAAGGTGGGGTTGTCATGGCGCTGGGTGGCCGGGGCTGAGGGGTCACTTACCCatttgcctcccttccctctcctctcgtTCCAGGCGCTGGGTGCTACGCCGTCTCCCGCGGTGAGAGGCTGGAGGTCAGGTTGTCCAAGTACTAAGCTCCGGCGCGCCGGCCGGCCTGCTCAGGAAAGTGCCGCTTGTCCCGGCCTTTCCCCTGCATGGATGCCGGGTTCAGCAGCCCCTTGCTCCCATGAGCGGGAATCTCCTGCTTGGGGGGGCCAgctctggggaaggctggggcttcTATCACGTCCCTGTGGCTGTTTCCCAAATGCTGCCTGTGTCTGTCCCTCAGGCCTAAAATAAAGCCCTTGCATGGACCCCGGCAAGTCTGACTTTCTCCCCGCGGCCGCTAAGGGGGACTCCTGGGGAGGGATCATGGAGGGGTTAGTGACAGCTGAAGGGCTGATCCCACCCTCCTGGCCTGGGGCGATGCGGGGCCCGGAGTTGACCTAGGAGCTGGCCAGAGGAGGGTTGACTTGAAGCTGGTTGGAGAGTTATTGGAGGCAGAGAAACTAGGAATGCAGGTAAAGGGGCCCCGGCCTGCACCCTGCATCTGAAAAACAGCAGCATGGCTGGTCAGCGCCGGAGCaatgccaccccacccccaccccatagcTCACCTGGAGCCCCCCTTCACTCTATGGGGCTGGCCAGTGGGGCACTGGGCTCACCATGGAGTCACCATCCCAGGCCTGGAATTGCTCTGGCCCTAGCTGTAGCACGGTTAGCGGCAGGTCCTTGAGGGAGCGCTGCTGCTGGGAACAGAGGCTAATGGTGCTAAGAGCCCAGCTAACAACTCCTTCTGCCTGCACCCCCCGCTGCAGCGCTGCCTCGGCTccgtgcctcccccaccctgtgccagGCTGGGTCCAAGCCCCGCTCCCCCAGTGGCTGATctgcatgggagggggaggactTTCCTACAGCTGCCAACCTGGGCACAGACGTTTAGCCCTAGCAGGGGAGTGGGCCCAGCCTTTAGTGCCAAGGAACCCACATTTGAATCCCCTCAGGTCAGCAACAAGAACCAATGGCGTCTTCTGCTTCTGGGTTCAGGTGGGAGGCATCTCAGCTGGCCCTGAAAACTGCCCTGGGCCTGCAGAGAAAGGATATCCAGTGAGCCCTGCAGAAAAAAAACAGAGGTGATAGAGGCCCCAGGATCATGGACCAGGGTTAAAGGAGGCTGTCATGCTGTAGGTCAGGCCATGTGCTTCCCTTCCCATGGAGACACAGCGAGCCGGAAAGTATCCCTACAAAGCGAGTATACCCACAAAGGGTAGGAATCAATGGTTAGTTTACAAAGTGGAGAGAGGTCCCCCAAAGgcctgtcctgggacccatcctactcaatttggctgtgtctagactggccagtttttccagaaaatcagccgcttttctggaaaaacttgccagctgtctacacaggccgcttgaatttctggaaaagcactgatgatctcctgtaagattgtcagtacttttccggaaatactatgctgctcccgtttgggcaaaagtctttttctgaaagacttttgcgcaaaagggccagtgtagacagcacagtactgttttccacaaaaaagccctgatcgcgaaaatggcaatcggggcttttttgtggaaaaccgcgtctagattggccacggacgcttttccgcaaaaagtgcttttgcggaaaagcatcctgccaatctagacgtgcttttccgaaaatgcttttaacggaaaacttttccattaaaagcattttcggaaaatcatgccagtgtagacggagcctttATGTATAAAtcatctagagaaaggggtaaacagggaggtggcaacatttgcagatgacaccaaactgctcaagatagttaagaccaaagcagacacaGAAGAGCTTtaaaaactaagtgattgggcaacaaaatgggaaatgaaatttaatgctgagaaatgtaaagtaatgcacattgaaaaaaataatcctgactatacatacaatatgacagggactaatttagctacaactactcaagagagcgatcttggagtcattgtggatagttctctgcaaacatccactcagtgtgcagctgcaatcaaaaaagcaaaacagaatgttaggaatcatttaaaaagggatagagaataaggcagagaatatcttattacctctatataaaaccatgatacgcccacatcttgaatactgcaaacagatgtggtctcctcatctcaaaaaagatattttggcattggagaaggttcagaaaagggcaacaaaaatgatgaggggtttggcacgggtcccatatgaaaagagattagaaaaatttggacttttcatcttagaaaagaggagactaaggggggatatgatagaggtctgtaaaatcatgagtggtgtggaaaaatgaataaggaaaagttatttatttatttgtacaatataagaactaggggtcaccaaatgaaattaataggcagcaggtttaaaacaaacataaggaagtttttcttcactcactgcatagtcaatctgtggaactccttgccagaggatgtggtgaaggctaggacttgaacaggattcaaaaaagagctagacagattcatagctgttaggtccatcagtggttattaaccagtattggtaggaatggtatctctagcctctgtttctctggaaatggatgacaggggagggatcatgtgaggattacctcttgCGTTACCTCCCtcagccactgtgggaagacacactgggctagatggacctttggtcttactcagtatagctgttcttatgagtACATGGCCAGCTCTGGGTactactagaatcatagaatcatagaactggaagagacctcagaaggtcatcaagtccagccccctgctctaggcaggaccaatcccaactaaatcaacccggccagggctttgtcaagccgagacttaaacacctctagggatagagactccactacttccctaggtaactcattccagtgcttcaccaccctcctagtgaaatagtttttcctaatatccaacctggacctctcccaccacaacttgagaccattgctccttgttctgccatctgtcactactgagaacagcctctctccatcctctttggaacctcccttcaggaagttgaaggctgctatcaaatcccccctcactcttcgcttctgcagactaaacagacccaagtccct encodes the following:
- the LOC112546555 gene encoding transcobalamin-1-like, which codes for MKSLVIPLAGLLLLYLASGGLCRGCGVLTPCHSANITVTYTAVDGVSQTFRDSIRVTVPKNSFFFNVMEAARDKNPSKFNFTYTLSVWGAYITSVQGLQANNAQRTYWQLLSNNVPLKLGAGCYAVSRGERLEVRLSKY